A genome region from Hymenobacter tibetensis includes the following:
- a CDS encoding ComF family protein: MMPSFLADFIGLVFPKVCLACEQALSRGEDHLCTTCRVQLPYTDYHLLAATDNPVARRFWGRVPVCHALSYLRFLRRGRVQHLLHQLKYKGQRDVGLVLGRWYGHDLALHNFHFDLIVPVPLHPKKLAKRGYNQSDPFAEGLAESLHIPWDANGLRRLEHTDSQTQKNRVERWQNVAEVFEVATPASIQGKHVLVVDDVLTTGATLEACAAALLAAGATEVSIATIACADR, translated from the coding sequence ATGATGCCCAGCTTTCTAGCCGATTTTATTGGCTTAGTTTTCCCAAAGGTGTGTTTGGCTTGCGAGCAGGCCTTAAGCCGGGGCGAAGACCATCTATGTACCACTTGCCGGGTCCAACTGCCTTACACAGATTATCATCTGCTGGCTGCTACCGACAATCCAGTGGCTCGCCGTTTTTGGGGCCGCGTGCCGGTATGCCACGCCCTGAGCTATCTGCGGTTCTTGCGCCGTGGGCGAGTTCAACACCTGTTACACCAGCTCAAGTACAAAGGGCAGCGCGACGTCGGCTTAGTACTTGGTCGGTGGTATGGTCATGACCTAGCTCTTCACAACTTCCATTTCGACTTGATTGTACCGGTACCGCTTCACCCTAAAAAGCTTGCCAAGCGCGGATACAACCAATCCGACCCGTTTGCGGAAGGCTTAGCGGAAAGCTTGCACATTCCGTGGGACGCCAACGGGCTACGCCGGCTAGAGCACACCGACTCGCAAACGCAGAAGAACCGCGTTGAACGATGGCAGAACGTGGCCGAAGTATTTGAAGTAGCCACCCCAGCTAGCATCCAAGGCAAACACGTTCTGGTAGTTGACGATGTACTGACCACTGGAGCCACACTCGAAGCGTGTGCAGCAGCGCTGTTAGCAGCAGGTGCCACCGAAGTAAGCATAGCCACCATTGCTTGCGCAGATAGATGA
- the gldJ gene encoding gliding motility lipoprotein GldJ, with translation MNFSKYLRFAVLGACALASCKGGPPTATKPGKYSSTTGIEYNTEEGMKVADYQGIPEGPGLVFIEGGRTVLGSQEEDVTMTHDNVERTVTIASFYMDEAEVANIHWLEYLHFVRKDSSEEFYQSALPDTTVWARELSFNDPYVDYYLRYPGFRYFPVVGVSWLQANDYCTWRTSKVNETLASNASGGGGGGGLFKKKNKGGEAAEGTDGEGTAIAIENGNTLPNYRLPTEAEWEYAAQALIGTQETGNENQENKRIYPWDGRQVRNPYGGKMGQFLANFKRGRGDYAGIAGSLNDGAMITEYIYAYPPNDYGLYNMAGNVNEWVQDIYRPLSFEDVEDLNPFRRNGFLDPAEKYDKKGYQSLIDDHVRVYKGGSWRDVAYWLSPGTRRFMGEDSATATIGFRCAMINAGSNK, from the coding sequence ATGAATTTTTCCAAGTACCTGCGTTTTGCGGTCTTAGGAGCCTGCGCTCTGGCTTCCTGCAAGGGCGGTCCGCCCACCGCTACCAAACCCGGTAAGTACAGCTCAACTACGGGCATAGAGTACAATACCGAAGAGGGCATGAAGGTTGCCGATTATCAGGGCATTCCGGAAGGTCCAGGCCTGGTCTTCATTGAAGGTGGCCGCACGGTGCTGGGCTCCCAGGAAGAAGATGTAACGATGACCCACGACAACGTGGAGCGTACCGTTACCATCGCCTCTTTCTACATGGACGAAGCCGAGGTAGCTAACATTCACTGGTTGGAGTATTTGCACTTTGTTCGGAAAGACTCGTCAGAGGAATTCTATCAGTCGGCTTTGCCTGACACTACTGTGTGGGCTCGTGAGCTGTCGTTCAACGACCCGTACGTAGACTACTATCTGCGCTACCCCGGCTTCCGCTACTTCCCAGTGGTGGGTGTAAGCTGGTTGCAAGCCAACGACTACTGCACGTGGCGGACGTCGAAGGTGAACGAAACCCTTGCGTCTAATGCAAGCGGCGGCGGTGGCGGCGGTGGCCTGTTCAAGAAAAAGAACAAAGGTGGCGAAGCTGCTGAAGGTACCGACGGAGAAGGCACGGCCATTGCCATTGAAAACGGTAACACCCTACCGAACTACCGCCTGCCTACGGAGGCCGAGTGGGAATATGCTGCTCAAGCCCTGATTGGTACCCAGGAAACCGGCAACGAAAACCAGGAAAACAAGCGCATTTACCCATGGGACGGCCGCCAAGTGCGGAACCCATATGGCGGCAAGATGGGCCAGTTCCTGGCTAACTTCAAGCGTGGCCGCGGTGACTATGCCGGTATTGCTGGCTCGCTGAACGACGGCGCCATGATTACTGAATACATCTACGCCTATCCCCCGAACGACTACGGCCTATACAACATGGCTGGCAACGTGAACGAGTGGGTACAGGACATCTATCGTCCGCTCTCGTTTGAAGATGTGGAAGACTTGAACCCCTTCCGTCGGAACGGCTTCCTTGACCCAGCTGAGAAGTATGACAAGAAAGGTTACCAGTCGCTCATCGACGACCACGTTCGTGTGTACAAAGGTGGTTCGTGGCGCGACGTAGCTTACTGGCTCTCGCCAGGTACCCGTCGTTTCATGGGCGAAGACTCTGCTACGGCTACCATTGGTTTCCGCTGCGCCATGATCAACGCCGGTTCCAACAAGTAA